In Longimicrobium terrae, one DNA window encodes the following:
- a CDS encoding RDD family protein: MPLASRGTRLFAQFIDGFVGLIAFIPAGIFLLVDETAGGLAIIAAVFFYFAYLLFSDALPGGQSMGKRMLGIAVVDHRTYQPCTGGQSFVRNLLLCILGFFDWIFILGDTKRRLGDIVAGTIVISTTPVYQAAPYQSAPAWPS, translated from the coding sequence ATGCCCCTCGCTTCACGCGGCACCCGCCTTTTCGCCCAGTTCATCGATGGATTCGTTGGACTGATTGCGTTCATCCCCGCGGGGATTTTTCTGCTCGTGGATGAAACGGCGGGAGGGCTGGCGATCATCGCCGCCGTCTTCTTCTACTTTGCCTACCTGCTCTTCTCGGACGCGCTGCCGGGCGGGCAGAGCATGGGGAAGCGGATGCTGGGCATCGCGGTGGTGGACCATCGCACGTATCAGCCGTGCACCGGAGGGCAGTCGTTCGTGCGCAACCTTCTGCTGTGCATCCTGGGCTTCTTTGACTGGATTTTCATCCTGGGCGACACCAAGCGCCGCCTGGGTGACATCGTCGCGGGGACCATCGTGATCAGCACCACGCCGGTCTACCAGGCCGCGCCGTACCAGTCGGCTCCGGCCTGGCCTTCCTGA
- a CDS encoding acyl-CoA dehydrogenase family protein, with protein sequence MSAKNGQTAPSEQESRDVAEAARETEWTAPSFVRELFLGNFRLDLIHPYPQQSPEDKKRTDDYIAKLRPIIERADSDEIDRTGELPPELVQDLREVGAFGLKIPQEYGGIGLSQVGYGRTVGMVTSKDGNLTALLSAHQSIGVPQPLKLFGTPEQKKKYLPRIAKGAISAFALTEDGVGSDPAALATTATPTEDGSAFIINGEKLWCTNGTLAELLVVMARTPDKIKNGKPIPQITAFIVDTKAPGVTIQRRCRFMGLKALQNAVITFENVRVPREDILWGEGKGLKLALVTLNTGRLTLPMSAAYGAKAAVEVARKWAAERVQWGQAVGKHDEVAQMLGGMAADTFGLEAMAEMSSALADQAQNDIRLEAAIAKLWTSEVGWRIIDDLMQIRGGRGYETADSLKARGEKPIAVERMMRDFRINRIFEGTSEIMHLFIAREAVDTHLSVAGDMIKPDISMGTKLAAMAKAGVWYAGWLPKRFVGGGQLPGSYSEFGPLAGHVRYIERTSRKLAREMFYAMGKHQAKLERKGKLLARFVDIGAELYAMSCACVRAQSLLKEAHGKDAQRLADVFCRRSRLRIRDLFAAIHKNADEATYRLAMDVLKGKYAWLEDGAISAWPAEGGEPKSPGAGAAGTTDKRANISDTRVATQVGAGG encoded by the coding sequence ATGAGCGCCAAAAACGGCCAGACCGCACCGAGCGAGCAGGAGTCCCGCGATGTCGCCGAGGCGGCGCGCGAAACCGAGTGGACCGCGCCCAGCTTCGTGCGCGAGCTGTTCCTGGGCAACTTCCGCCTGGACCTGATCCACCCGTATCCGCAGCAGTCCCCCGAGGACAAGAAGCGCACGGACGACTACATCGCCAAGCTGCGCCCCATCATTGAGCGCGCGGACAGCGACGAGATCGACCGCACGGGCGAGCTGCCGCCGGAACTGGTGCAGGACCTTCGCGAGGTGGGCGCCTTCGGCCTCAAGATCCCGCAGGAGTACGGCGGCATCGGGCTGAGCCAGGTGGGCTACGGCCGCACCGTGGGCATGGTGACCAGCAAGGACGGCAACCTCACCGCCCTGCTTTCGGCGCACCAGTCCATCGGCGTTCCGCAGCCGCTCAAGCTGTTCGGCACGCCGGAGCAGAAGAAGAAGTACCTGCCCCGCATCGCCAAGGGCGCCATCAGCGCGTTCGCGCTCACGGAAGACGGCGTGGGCTCCGATCCGGCGGCGCTGGCGACGACCGCGACGCCGACCGAGGACGGCAGCGCGTTCATCATCAACGGCGAAAAGCTGTGGTGCACCAACGGCACCCTGGCCGAACTGCTGGTGGTGATGGCCCGCACGCCCGACAAGATCAAGAACGGCAAGCCCATCCCGCAGATCACCGCCTTCATCGTCGACACCAAGGCGCCGGGCGTCACCATTCAGCGCCGCTGCCGCTTCATGGGGCTCAAGGCGCTGCAGAACGCCGTCATCACGTTTGAGAATGTCCGCGTTCCGCGCGAAGACATTCTGTGGGGCGAGGGCAAGGGCCTCAAGCTGGCACTGGTCACGCTGAACACCGGCCGCCTGACGCTGCCCATGTCGGCCGCGTACGGCGCCAAGGCCGCGGTGGAAGTGGCCCGGAAGTGGGCGGCGGAGCGCGTGCAGTGGGGCCAGGCCGTCGGCAAGCACGACGAAGTGGCGCAGATGCTGGGCGGGATGGCCGCGGACACCTTCGGCCTGGAAGCCATGGCCGAGATGTCGAGCGCGCTGGCCGACCAGGCGCAGAACGACATCCGCCTGGAAGCTGCCATCGCCAAGCTGTGGACGTCCGAGGTGGGCTGGCGCATCATCGACGACCTGATGCAGATCCGCGGCGGCCGCGGCTACGAGACGGCCGACTCGCTCAAGGCGCGCGGCGAAAAGCCGATCGCCGTCGAACGGATGATGCGCGACTTCCGCATCAACCGCATCTTCGAGGGCACGTCCGAGATCATGCACCTGTTCATCGCGCGCGAAGCGGTGGACACGCACCTGTCGGTGGCCGGCGACATGATCAAGCCGGACATCAGCATGGGCACCAAGCTGGCGGCCATGGCCAAGGCCGGCGTGTGGTACGCGGGATGGCTGCCCAAGCGCTTCGTGGGCGGCGGGCAGCTGCCGGGCTCGTACAGCGAGTTCGGGCCGCTGGCCGGGCACGTGCGCTACATCGAGCGCACCTCGCGCAAGCTGGCGCGCGAAATGTTCTACGCCATGGGCAAGCACCAGGCGAAGCTGGAGCGCAAGGGCAAGCTGCTGGCGCGCTTCGTGGACATCGGCGCGGAGCTGTACGCCATGTCGTGCGCCTGCGTGCGCGCGCAGTCGCTGCTCAAGGAAGCGCACGGCAAGGACGCGCAGCGCCTGGCCGACGTGTTCTGCCGGCGCTCGCGCCTGCGCATCCGCGACCTGTTCGCCGCGATCCACAAGAACGCGGACGAGGCCACGTACCGTCTGGCGATGGACGTGCTGAAGGGCAAGTACGCGTGGCTGGAGGACGGCGCGATCAGCGCGTGGCCGGCCGAGGGCGGCGAACCGAAGAGCCCCGGCGCGGGTGCCGCGGGCACGACGGACAAGCGCGCCAACATCAGCGACACGCGCGTGGCCACCCAGGTGGGCGCGGGCGGCTGA
- a CDS encoding creatininase family protein has protein sequence MPRPWILAETNWKAVRDTAFDVAVLPWGATEAHNYHLPYATDVIQCDHVAAEAARLAWERGARVAVLPTVPFGVQAGQLDIPFCLNLNPSTQALVLRDLVMALAGQGVRRLVILNGHGGNDFRAMLRELQPVPGIFLCAINWWNCVDPRPFFAAPGDHAGELETSVMMHIAPDLVLPLEEAGDGSERKSRLAGVREGWAWAPRRWTAISSDTGVGDPSQSAAEKGAAFLAAVTERISGFLVEFASLDPDDAYQSEAS, from the coding sequence GTGCCGCGTCCCTGGATTCTCGCCGAAACCAACTGGAAGGCTGTCCGCGACACCGCGTTCGACGTGGCCGTGCTTCCCTGGGGCGCCACGGAGGCGCACAACTACCACCTGCCATACGCCACGGACGTCATCCAGTGCGACCACGTGGCGGCGGAGGCGGCGCGGCTGGCGTGGGAGCGCGGCGCGCGCGTGGCGGTGCTCCCCACGGTGCCGTTCGGGGTGCAGGCCGGGCAGCTGGACATTCCGTTCTGCCTGAACCTGAACCCCAGCACGCAGGCACTGGTGCTGCGCGATCTGGTGATGGCGCTGGCGGGGCAGGGCGTGCGCCGGCTGGTGATTCTGAACGGCCACGGCGGCAACGACTTCCGGGCGATGCTGCGCGAACTGCAGCCCGTCCCCGGAATCTTTCTGTGCGCCATCAACTGGTGGAATTGCGTGGATCCGCGTCCGTTCTTTGCCGCGCCGGGCGACCACGCGGGCGAACTGGAAACGAGCGTGATGATGCACATCGCACCCGATCTGGTGCTGCCGCTGGAGGAGGCCGGCGACGGCAGCGAGCGCAAGTCGCGGCTGGCCGGCGTGCGCGAGGGATGGGCGTGGGCGCCGCGGCGATGGACGGCCATCTCGTCCGACACCGGCGTGGGCGATCCGTCGCAGTCGGCGGCGGAGAAGGGCGCGGCGTTCCTGGCGGCCGTCACGGAGCGGATCAGCGGGTTTCTGGTGGAGTTCGCCTCGCTCGATCCGGATGATGCGTACCAATCCGAGGCCTCGTAG
- a CDS encoding serine hydrolase, translating into MTRRSGLAPLALVVSLAAAGRAAARTGPGAPASPALSARIARLEAEVPRLMAAGEVPGVSIALIEDGRVAWTHGFGVANADNRDPVRENTVFEGASLSKPVVAYIALRLTDEGRLDLDAPLTRYVPDPFVAGDPRLEQITARRVLDHTSGLPNGRTADAIRIHFAPGERFSYSGEGYIYLQAALERITGEPLQTLAEGMVFGPMGMTNSAFVWQERLDSLMAYGHAETGEVTGRRRFPVASAASSLETTAGDYARFIAAVLGGAGLRDETRSEMMRAQVRTDSTCSVCVEQRTAPRTGADGWGLGWGVAPTAEGGTVLWHWGDNGVMKAYVAVRADGRRGVVILTNGANGHAITPDIAAAALGAPAPGFAWLRYDHYDSPGRLLLRRIVAGDAAALPDLAARQRGERPEPALEETDINSLGYRLLARKRFPDAVRVLRMNAERLPASANAHDSYGEALLAAGDTAAAVASYRRAAELGGENAAAVLARLTRPVVRVAPGILDAYTGRYDTPMGPLTVTRDADGLEGTLGTEGSARLIAISETRFSVGGNSNTVDFVRGADGRVTHAIIRAGGQEIRATRVP; encoded by the coding sequence ATGACCCGTCGTTCAGGGCTCGCGCCCCTCGCACTCGTCGTGTCCCTGGCCGCCGCCGGGCGCGCGGCGGCGCGAACCGGGCCCGGCGCACCCGCGTCACCCGCACTCAGCGCGCGCATCGCCCGGCTGGAGGCCGAGGTCCCGCGGCTGATGGCGGCGGGCGAGGTGCCCGGCGTTTCCATCGCGCTCATCGAGGACGGACGGGTCGCGTGGACGCACGGGTTCGGCGTGGCGAACGCGGATAACCGCGATCCCGTGCGGGAGAACACCGTCTTCGAGGGGGCGTCGCTCAGCAAGCCAGTGGTGGCGTACATCGCCCTGCGCCTTACGGATGAGGGGCGGCTGGATCTGGACGCGCCCCTCACGCGCTACGTCCCCGATCCCTTTGTCGCGGGCGATCCGCGCCTCGAGCAGATCACCGCGCGGCGTGTGCTCGACCACACCTCGGGGCTGCCGAACGGGCGGACGGCCGACGCGATCCGCATCCACTTTGCGCCCGGCGAGCGCTTCAGCTACTCTGGCGAGGGCTACATCTACCTGCAGGCCGCCCTGGAGCGCATCACGGGCGAGCCGCTGCAGACCCTTGCTGAGGGCATGGTGTTCGGGCCGATGGGGATGACGAACAGCGCGTTCGTGTGGCAGGAACGGCTCGACTCGCTGATGGCGTACGGGCATGCGGAAACGGGCGAGGTCACCGGCCGCCGCCGCTTCCCCGTGGCCAGCGCCGCGTCCAGCCTGGAAACGACGGCCGGGGACTACGCGCGCTTCATCGCCGCCGTGCTGGGCGGCGCGGGCCTGCGCGACGAAACGCGGTCGGAGATGATGCGCGCGCAGGTGCGGACGGATTCCACCTGTTCGGTGTGCGTGGAGCAGCGGACGGCCCCGCGCACCGGCGCGGACGGCTGGGGGCTGGGCTGGGGCGTCGCGCCCACGGCGGAGGGCGGCACCGTGCTGTGGCACTGGGGCGACAACGGGGTGATGAAGGCGTACGTGGCCGTCCGGGCGGATGGGCGGCGCGGCGTGGTGATCCTGACGAACGGCGCCAACGGGCACGCCATCACCCCCGACATCGCGGCCGCTGCGCTTGGTGCGCCGGCGCCGGGGTTCGCGTGGCTCCGCTACGATCACTACGACTCGCCCGGGCGGCTGCTGCTGCGCCGCATCGTCGCGGGAGACGCGGCGGCGCTCCCGGACCTCGCCGCGCGGCAGCGGGGAGAGCGCCCGGAGCCGGCGCTGGAGGAGACGGACATCAACAGCCTTGGATACCGCCTTCTGGCCCGCAAGCGCTTCCCCGACGCCGTCCGCGTGCTGCGGATGAACGCCGAGCGCCTGCCCGCCTCCGCCAACGCGCACGACAGCTACGGCGAGGCGCTCCTCGCGGCGGGCGACACGGCCGCGGCCGTCGCCTCGTACCGGCGGGCGGCGGAACTGGGCGGAGAGAACGCCGCCGCCGTCCTCGCCCGGTTGACGCGCCCCGTGGTGCGCGTGGCGCCCGGGATCCTGGACGCGTACACCGGCCGCTACGACACGCCCATGGGCCCGCTGACGGTCACCCGCGACGCGGACGGGCTGGAGGGCACGCTGGGCACCGAGGGCTCCGCGCGCCTGATCGCCATTTCCGAGACGCGGTTTTCAGTCGGAGGCAACAGCAACACGGTGGATTTCGTGCGCGGCGCCGACGGGCGGGTGACGCACGCCATCATCCGCGCGGGCGGCCAGGAGATCCGCGCGACCCGCGTTCCCTGA
- a CDS encoding tetratricopeptide repeat protein: MPPALVHGGESLEGVQVLDEVQGPLGLLLWETYRDVALWASVEPEERAGLFAAGSYEARMAALESAGADATLEPALRAAAEVLRETPTVDEPEVTAACRKAAEWAESRGLLATAVTLATGAALASPADAGAAFRVGQIARERGENNRAETWFRRAVGLGRQARDWASYSEAFLGLGNLYKLRGNYPAARRFHIRGLRAARRHALRDIQARALHDLFCIAVETATPKEAQDLAVLAFRAYGPRHPRLPALSHDVAYFWMEQGRFAPAGEVFRAVLPHIAGPRERLLVAANAGRAAAGSGDRAAFEGAWETVWAASGEWERAPRAAQALLELARGGTSLREWSRAERAAEAARDLAQRTGQGQVVIESEAVLDNARRKGAVNFGEPVPLGEEGGEAEGLAADLVRSLARVR; the protein is encoded by the coding sequence GTGCCTCCCGCCCTGGTGCATGGCGGGGAAAGCCTGGAAGGCGTGCAGGTGCTGGACGAAGTGCAGGGGCCGCTTGGGCTGTTGCTGTGGGAAACGTACCGCGACGTGGCGCTGTGGGCGTCGGTGGAGCCGGAGGAGCGGGCCGGCCTGTTCGCCGCGGGATCGTACGAGGCGCGGATGGCGGCGCTGGAGAGCGCCGGCGCCGACGCCACGCTGGAGCCCGCCCTGCGCGCGGCCGCCGAGGTGCTGCGCGAGACACCGACGGTGGATGAGCCCGAAGTGACCGCCGCCTGCCGCAAGGCTGCGGAGTGGGCCGAGTCGCGCGGGCTGCTGGCCACGGCGGTCACGCTGGCCACCGGCGCCGCGCTGGCCTCGCCGGCGGACGCGGGCGCCGCCTTCCGCGTAGGACAGATCGCGCGGGAGCGGGGCGAAAACAACCGTGCGGAAACGTGGTTCCGCCGCGCGGTGGGGCTGGGCCGGCAGGCGCGGGACTGGGCCAGCTACAGCGAAGCCTTTCTGGGCCTGGGCAATCTGTACAAGCTGCGCGGCAACTACCCCGCGGCGCGGCGCTTTCACATCCGCGGGCTGCGGGCGGCGCGCCGTCACGCCCTGCGCGACATTCAGGCGCGCGCGCTGCACGACCTGTTCTGCATCGCCGTGGAAACGGCGACGCCCAAGGAAGCGCAGGATCTGGCCGTTCTGGCGTTCCGGGCTTACGGACCCCGGCACCCGCGGCTTCCGGCGCTTTCGCACGACGTCGCCTACTTCTGGATGGAGCAGGGCCGCTTTGCCCCGGCGGGCGAGGTGTTCCGCGCCGTGCTGCCGCACATTGCCGGGCCGCGCGAGCGGCTGCTGGTGGCGGCCAACGCGGGTCGGGCCGCCGCCGGGAGCGGTGACCGCGCCGCGTTCGAGGGCGCGTGGGAAACGGTGTGGGCCGCCAGCGGCGAATGGGAGCGCGCACCCCGCGCCGCCCAGGCGCTGCTGGAACTGGCGCGCGGCGGCACCTCGCTTCGCGAGTGGAGCCGCGCCGAGCGCGCCGCCGAGGCCGCGCGCGATCTGGCCCAGCGCACCGGGCAGGGGCAGGTGGTGATCGAGAGCGAGGCCGTGCTGGACAACGCCCGCCGCAAGGGCGCCGTCAACTTCGGCGAGCCCGTGCCGCTGGGCGAAGAGGGCGGCGAGGCCGAGGGATTGGCCGCCGACCTGGTGCGCTCCCTGGCCCGCGTGCGCTGA
- a CDS encoding DUF1990 family protein, translated as MKVLVTGGTGVVGRAAVNELLKAGHTVRLLSRGAEQDAKQWAEGVEAHAGSVSSDEAVLGAANDCDAVLHVAGIVAEEPPEVTFQAVNVDGTRRLAREAKRAGVRRFVYVSSLGAEGGQSGYHKSKYQAELAVREVAPDGWLIVRPGNVYGPGDEVISLLLKMVRTLPAIPLVGTGEQPFQPVWVDDLGLALARAVEREDLRETVIDIAGTETTSMRGLIELMGNVTELHPVLIPVPEFLARMGTHALDVAGVGFPIKPDQLTMLEEGNLIPEGGVNGLTEIFGVTPTRLAEGIGKLADTLPESLPSEGTGQLHRQRYWADIGGSQLTADELFRTVQGEFYSLAPEPLMKVGVEPGTETAIQEGATLTLSIPMRGHIQVRCVEVRDNTITLVTLEGHPLTGAIRFDVTEQGPGMLRFEVRSFTRSAGLIDLIGMRTVGKVAQRATWRSVVDAVVDRSGGTAVDGVKEEEDTLEGQAAKDVEDWVEKVVMDFRRSQSPAQGEGTSNG; from the coding sequence ATGAAGGTGCTGGTGACGGGGGGAACGGGTGTGGTGGGCCGCGCGGCGGTCAACGAGCTGCTCAAGGCCGGCCACACGGTGCGGCTGCTGTCGCGCGGGGCGGAGCAGGATGCGAAGCAGTGGGCGGAGGGCGTGGAGGCGCACGCGGGGAGCGTCTCGTCCGACGAGGCCGTGCTGGGCGCGGCCAACGACTGCGACGCGGTGCTGCACGTGGCCGGCATCGTGGCCGAGGAGCCGCCCGAAGTCACCTTTCAGGCCGTAAACGTGGACGGCACGCGGCGGCTGGCGCGCGAGGCCAAGCGGGCGGGGGTGCGGCGCTTCGTCTATGTCTCGTCGCTGGGCGCGGAGGGCGGGCAGAGCGGCTATCACAAGTCCAAGTACCAGGCGGAGCTCGCCGTGCGCGAGGTGGCGCCCGATGGATGGCTGATCGTGCGTCCCGGCAACGTGTACGGCCCGGGGGACGAGGTCATCTCCCTGCTGCTCAAGATGGTGCGCACCCTTCCCGCCATCCCCCTGGTCGGCACGGGGGAGCAGCCGTTTCAGCCCGTGTGGGTGGATGACCTGGGTCTCGCGCTGGCCCGCGCGGTGGAGCGCGAGGACCTGCGGGAAACCGTCATCGACATCGCCGGAACGGAAACCACCAGCATGCGCGGGCTCATCGAGCTGATGGGCAACGTGACGGAACTGCACCCCGTCCTCATCCCCGTCCCCGAGTTTCTGGCCAGGATGGGGACGCACGCCTTGGACGTGGCGGGCGTCGGATTCCCCATCAAGCCGGACCAGCTGACCATGCTGGAGGAAGGGAACCTGATTCCGGAGGGTGGCGTCAACGGATTGACGGAAATCTTCGGCGTGACGCCCACGCGGTTGGCGGAGGGAATCGGCAAGCTGGCCGACACGCTCCCCGAGTCGCTTCCGTCGGAGGGGACAGGGCAGCTGCACCGCCAGCGCTACTGGGCCGACATCGGGGGAAGCCAGCTGACCGCGGACGAGCTGTTCCGCACGGTGCAGGGCGAGTTCTACAGCCTGGCGCCGGAGCCGCTGATGAAGGTGGGGGTGGAGCCGGGGACGGAAACGGCCATCCAGGAAGGCGCCACGCTGACGCTTTCCATCCCCATGCGGGGCCACATCCAGGTGCGGTGCGTGGAGGTGCGCGACAACACCATCACCTTGGTGACGCTGGAAGGGCATCCGCTCACCGGCGCCATCCGCTTCGACGTGACGGAGCAGGGGCCGGGGATGCTGCGGTTCGAGGTGCGCTCCTTTACCCGGTCCGCGGGGCTGATTGATCTGATCGGGATGCGGACGGTGGGCAAGGTGGCCCAGCGCGCGACCTGGCGCTCCGTGGTGGACGCCGTGGTGGACCGCAGCGGCGGAACGGCGGTGGACGGCGTGAAAGAGGAGGAGGACACGCTGGAGGGGCAGGCCGCCAAGGACGTGGAGGACTGGGTGGAAAAGGTGGTGATGGACTTTCGCCGCAGCCAGTCGCCCGCGCAGGGCGAAGGCACCTCCAACGGCTGA